From a region of the Alnus glutinosa chromosome 1, dhAlnGlut1.1, whole genome shotgun sequence genome:
- the LOC133858553 gene encoding large ribosomal subunit protein bL28c: MAASATSGVFLTNPSSPCFRKTDSSKRSSFRTRAVSELGFVTSQLSGIKISCNHWDVIGALSAPLTPPLQPIIARRICPFTGKKANRANKVSFSAHKTKKLQFVNLQYKRIWWEAGKRYVKLRLSTKALKTIEKNGLDAVAKKAGIDLRKE; the protein is encoded by the exons ATGGCAGCGTCGGCAACATCGGGAGTGTTTTTGACAAACCCTTCCAGTCCGTGCTTCCGTAAAACGGATTCCTCAAAGAGGTCGTCGTTCAGGACCAGGGCGGTGTCGGAGCTAGGGTTCGTGACCTCGCAATTGAGCGGCATCAAAATCTCGTGCAACCACTGGGATGTTATCGGAGCCCTCTCTGCCCCCCTCACTCCTCCTCTTCAGCCTATTATTGccc GTAGGATCTGTCCCTTCACTGGGAAGAAGGCGAACAGAGCAAACAAAGTTTCTTTCTCAGCCCATAAGACCAAGAAGTTGCAGTTTGTGAACCTACAATACAAGAGGATTTGGTGGGAAGCTGGTAAGCGCTATGTCAAACTGCGGTTATCAACCAAGGCATTGAAGACCATAGAGAAGAATGGCCTGGATGCTGTTGCTAAGAAGGCGGGGATAGATCTCCGCAAGGAGTAA